acacagacagacacgcggCCTTGCATCCTCACACCACAATAAGCTCACTTGGCCTCACTGAAGGGACTCTACTGAACCTCTACTCTGCCTCTGAGGGACTGCCATGCACGTGCAGCAGCGGCAGGCACATGCAGCCGGAAAATACAACGCATGGAGGTCCTCGCAGCATCACAGTcatggggaaacaaaggaaatcaGGAAATTGACTCCACAAGGCTGGCATGAAACTCTTCTGTAAAATTAATGTTTgcatgttattttttgttctggtATTGTTACGGTTTTAAAATGTTCCCTTTCAGTGACCTCTAAAACCATATTGATATTCTACTTCAGTTATTGATCTCTAAAAACTCTTCCTTGGTATTCACCTTTATATGATATTTTCTATTCTGGTATTGTTATGGTTTCAAAATGTTCTCCTTCAGTGACATCATAAAACCATACTGAAATTTGTTTAGCAGTCAGGTGTCCAATGGGTGAGGTTATTATATAAATGTATTTGCCGGGAAACAAGTGACCTCTGGGCCTgacctgaccaccaccacctggtcCTGCCTGGCTGCTGCCAGCACAATGAAAGGGGCACAGCACTTGGGaggaaaacagaacagaacCTGCTAATACATCTGCTTGGCTGCTCACTCAAGCTTTCCCTCCTCAATAAATATGAACATACAAAATTTCCAACTACTCGCATTATGAAAATacattgtatgtgtgtgtatatgtatattatatacatattatatactttttatcTAGCAGAGTAATAAAACAGCATCAACAGCCCACAGAGACACCCCACACTGGTTCAAAATAGCTGCCACATGGCATTCTATCAAACACATCCATAGTTTCTTGACTGGCTAGCTGGACAGTGAAACTAGCTTGACTCATTACACTATACAAAGTTTCAGTTCATTTCTCTATAGTACATAAACACTTCTGTCTCTCACCACACTTCAACACCACTCGTCGAGGCACAGGAGTGTTCAAAGCTAACACAGACGGGTCTTTGCCTCACCTCTCAACACCACAGTTTTGCCATCACCAATGGATAGCCACTGTCTCCCTCGTGTTGCTTACTGcgcctcacttttctctctctttgatatATTTCCTTGTGTTGAAGTGTTAAGTGTTCCTTGTGTCACACTATGGATGTATTTTTCCAACATATCTCATTCAATTCACTGTTTATAAGATGAATTAAATCACCTTATTCACTTACAAaacatccactcattcattaaAACCTCAAACTTACATTTCTCACATCCACAAACTactacaacctctctctctctctctctctctctctctctctctctctctctctctctctctctctctctctctctctcacacctctgTTCCATCTGGTCCTTCATCCTGGAAGACTTtgccattctctcccttcttcacgTCCCcgggaatggaggaggtggacagcCTCTTCCCAGCTGGCTTGGGAGGGGGTTTGGGTGGCACtttcttccccccacctcccttgttgttgttattgttcttattgatgctattgttgttgttgttgttggaggaagtggaagagtcGAGGATGGAGTCGGTGGAAGTGTTGGCGGTTGACGGAGCATTCTTTCCGTTGAcctggaagggggaagaggtgcGGAATGGGGAAGAGGTGGAAGTGTTGGGTGACTGATGGATGCTAGACTGCTTCTTGCTGTAGAGTGGAGAAGCCTGGTGGGAGGAAGTGGCTGGGGagtcttgtgcagggaggcTGAGTCCACTTAGGCCACTTCCCTCAAGCAAATTAGGGGTGGAGCGAGGCAAGGTGGAGGAGTGCAAGCGGCTTTTTGGATGTGCATGAGGGGCGGAGGCAGGGTGGCTGGGGAGAGGGGCATAgtatggggggagggaaggagtaggTGGGGATGTCGGGGGGCTCTGTGGGGCACGGGAGAAAGCCTCTGCGGCTCGGAGTGCAGCGCGTGTGAGGTCAGTTCTTGAAGTCCCGTCAGCTGTTGTTCTTGGGCCAAGCGTGTCATATATTGGATCATAGGGAAGGCGCACATCCCCACACTCACTCGCAGGGGCAGGGGGGGGCACTGTGACCTCCGCTGATGGGGGGCCAGCCCAGGATGGCGAACGATGGCGTCGAGGCAAGGTGACATAGCCGGGGCGGGTTAGAAGGCCACCAGGCGGGGAAATGTAGCCTGATGTGTAGTAATCAGTCGACATGGGGTAGTGCGAGGGCTGGGCATAGCTGTACCGCCACTCCCCGGGACCCACAGGGGAGCGGTATGAGAGGTGGGGCATGGCGGGGGGCGACGTGGCACGGGGCCGGGTCATGTCCACGAGATCGGGGTAGTGACTCCAGTAGTCGGATGGGGCGGGGGGGCCAGGGACAGCCTCCATGGTGGTGTTGTGGGATGGGggatcatcatcttcctcctccagggtGGCCAAAGGGGTGCGAAGGTTTGGTGGGGCGGCCTCGGGGGGATAGTCCACCTCGTCATAGCTCCTGTGCCCACCCCCACTGCCTCCACCGCCCAGGCCTGTCATCTCCAGGTCAGTCTGAGGCACCTTTTCGTACCTCCTTGGTGGTTTCTCTACAGGGTTAACTATCATTACATTctcgtgacgtgtgtgtgttgccccgGCCGCCCCGTTCACCTTAGGCTTGGGTGtgcgcctccgcctccgccgcacacacaggcacacacatatacacacgagGAGAAGCAGCAGGGCACCCCCAACAGTCACCCCTATAATGAGGTACAAGTCTATGGTGGCGGGCGGCGTGACAGCTCCTGGGTACGTCACAGAAGCTGGCACTAAGGAGATGTTTCTCTCGACTAACCCTGCGATATTCTCTGCCACACAGGTGTAGTACGTCAGGTCATCCTCTGTCACATGTGTCACCATTAGACTAGTCACACGCTCCTCTGCTATTGACCCGACCTCCTCCCTAATGAGATATATCTGCTCTGGGCCGGAAAATCTGCCGACAGACAAGTTGGCCAAGACTCTGCCGTGATGCACCCAGCGAACACGGGGGAGTGGGTCACCTCGGACAAGGCAGGTCAGCGTGGCATTCTGACCAGGGGCGGCGGGGATGTCCACCTGGGGCACCTCTATTTCAGGCCGGCAAGCAAGGTCATCCTCATCCACGTCCCTCAGGCTGCGGCCCGACATACGTTCCGGAGAGTGGCAAGCGACATGTTTCTAAGGATGAGAGCGTGGGTTAGTGAtgggtctgtgtctgtgtgtgtgtgtgtgtgtgtgtgtgtgtgtgtgtgtgtgtgtgtgtgtgtgtgtgtgtgtgtgtgtgtgtgtgtgtgtgtgttttttctctgTCTATGAACTAACAAATTTAATATGCATCTACTAAGACTGCagctcctactactattactactactacttttactactaacactactactactgatacaatACTACTATCAAAATCTAAGCTTACACTCGCTTATAATTTCATTCCTTTTAGTCAAACAgtccaaaaacaaacacaagccAGAGAAGCTGAGAGGACCTACCTGAAGGAGTGACTTCCTCTTGGCCCACCGCACCAAATTCTTCAGGCGACAGTCACACTCCCACAAGTTGTCATGCAGCTCTAGTTCCTTCAGATTAGTGTTATTGGCAAAGAGCTCTGGCTGGATCAACTCAAGCTGGTTCCCTGACAGCCTgtggagagggagtggtgggttaGACGAGAATCAGGACTGTTGGGCTTGAGAAGGACTGTGGGAAGGAATGCTGGGCTAAAGAAGGACTGTGGGAAGGAATGCTGGATTAGTGAAGGATTGTGTGGAGTGCTGGGTTAGTGAAGGACTATGTGGAGTGCTGGGTTAAAGAAGGATTATGGGAAGTGGTGTTAGTGAAGGATTATGGGAAGGAGAGTCGGGTTAGTGAAGGATATTAACTGTCTCACTGCTCTAGTCTTTGCTAACTAAGAGACCTCAGTGAAAAAATATTTGCATggatacagaaataaaaaaaccgTATACggtaaattttttgtttttttctaggCCACAGAACAATTCAAGAGACAATAGTGCATAAGAGTCTAAAAAGCCATAGATGGATATAGAAAAAGATCCATCAAGCAATGAAAGATATAGAGGATGCAGTATGGTATGAAATTATTCTTATGAGTGATTACAAATTACTTCAAACCAAACCTTTCCTTATACTGCCAAAATACTTCatcatttctccttatttatttattattattttttcatttcatgcatttcttatatcAGCTTAGAGATTTCCcaatagcacacacacaaattatctCTATGCTTACCTGAGGGACTCCAGAATCTTGAGGTTAGAGAAGGCAAAATTGTGGATGTAGACAAGTCTGTTCTCCCGGAAGTTGAGTCTCCTGAGGTGCGGTAACGGAGGGAATTGAACCCCACTGAGTCTAGACAGGAGGTTCAAACTCAGGTCCAAAACTCGCAGCTTCTCCAGCCCTGAaataatggttgttgttgttgttgttgttgttgttatcattcttctttttgttattatcgttatttgttgttgttgtacagaggaagaaagtaagtagtgttggtggtggtggcacaacaaaaacaacaacaacaacaacaaaaagaagaacaagaacagaaacaagaagaggaacaacaaggacaagaagaaacaaaaacaaggaaggaaggaaggaaggaatggaaggaaaaaaaaaaaaaaatacacacacacacacacacacacacacacacacacacacacacacacacacaccagtgaaAGTATCTGGATGGAGTTTGTCGATCTTGTTGTTGCTAAGATCAAGCTCAATCATGATCTTGAGGTCCCGGAAGGCATCCTGGTGAAGACTGAACACCTGGTTGTTTCGGAGGTACAGCTTCTGCAGGTTAATTAGCCCTGTCTTCTTAAACGCGTCTTTCTCTAAATACCtgttgaaagaggaaaaggagaataggaTGGAGgataaaaatgtttgtttatctaCTCTAATTCCctgcctactttttttttttcacttcctataACTTTCAAGAGAGAATTTAAGCACATTCATATCTACATAGCTgttaaaagagaaagggagtggctaggaggaggtgaaaagtgtgtgtttgCCTACTCTGtgactccctacctgcttctgtttcCCTCCTGCCTGACTTAAATCTCTTTCACAAGGGAGATTTCAAAACAATTCTCAAATTTAAAATATTCCTCTGGCTCTACTCCTTAAGGTCTGCcatcttcagtgtttttttttcttttctgcttttttgtACCTCTTGGCCagatagaagaataaaaaaaataggtttacAGTCTCTGAGCTACACTGCAATGGTTCTAATGGTAGTAAAGAGGGTTCTAATGGTAGTAAATAGGGTTCTAATGGTAGTAAATAGGATTCTAATAGTCGTAAACTGCTTCTATTGGTAGTAAGCAGGATTCTGACAATAGTAAGCAAGGTTCTAATGGTCATAAACTGCTTCTTTGGTAGTAAGCAGGGTTTTAATAGTTGCAGGCAGGGTTCTAATGCTCCTTAACAGCTTATAATGGTAGTAAACTGGGTTCTAATGGTCATAAACAGTTTGTAATCATAGTAAGCAGCCTCTAATGGTAGTAAACAGGGCTCTGATGGTCATAAACAGCTTCTAATGGTATTAAACAAGCTTCTAATGGCAGTTCAGAGAGTTCTGTATCGACTTACTTGATGTTATTCTCATTAAGGTTCAGTTCCTGTATCTCAGTGCTGAGTAATGAGGGGACTGTTGTGAACTTGGCCAGGCTGCAGTCCGCCAactgaaaaagggagagaggagagaaaattagcgttgtattttcccttctttccttcatttctaatCATTCTGAAGCATCTTTACTTGTCCTACAGcaacctccaatctttaaactgggtagaaattgtaaAATCGATTTGGTTTTAATCTCATTCTTTTtcgtagatgcttataaagattccatgcattgcttctgatgTTGGTAACTGTTTTGTATTGCATGTGTTGGATCTGAAGATGAAAAATGTGAGGTAGGAGATGGTCAGTTAATTCTTTTAGTGGTATAGTCTTTTGTTAATACTGATCTCAATGAAATAAACTGCTTGGATGGAAAGTATAAGATATGTTTAGGTATTTAGGTGATATATGAGGACTTGTAGCCATCATGTAAACAGAAAttgtataaaaaagaatagtagtagGAAAATAGGGATTAGGAGGTTAAGGAAAAGACGACACACAAAATCTTAATGGATGCTGGAGCAttgatgaggaaaaaataacattctatagagaaggaaagggggaaaaaatatatataactttcTACAAAattaggagaaggagagaataagggGTTATGGGAggataaagaaacgaaaaagaaaagaaaaacggcaaaGATGTCATAGAAATTTAATGGAAGCTAACgagttgaagaagaaaaaggaaaaatctaaaggaaagaaagaaagaaagaaaaagaaagaaaaaaaaaagatacgagaagataaagaacagaaaaataagaaacaactTATTTCAAAACACCAATACAAAACAGCCCATCTTTCCAACACAATATGTAccaaagcaaaaagaaaaacaaaaaagatacaaaataagacaagaaaa
Above is a window of Scylla paramamosain isolate STU-SP2022 chromosome 46, ASM3559412v1, whole genome shotgun sequence DNA encoding:
- the LOC135094646 gene encoding uncharacterized protein LOC135094646 translates to MERWRWWWWLVVVAVLVSATPALGDWEDCPLGCKCTYASNRKLADCSLAKFTTVPSLLSTEIQELNLNENNIKYLEKDAFKKTGLINLQKLYLRNNQVFSLHQDAFRDLKIMIELDLSNNKIDKLHPDTFTGLEKLRVLDLSLNLLSRLSGVQFPPLPHLRRLNFRENRLVYIHNFAFSNLKILESLRLSGNQLELIQPELFANNTNLKELELHDNLWECDCRLKNLVRWAKRKSLLQKHVACHSPERMSGRSLRDVDEDDLACRPEIEVPQVDIPAAPGQNATLTCLVRGDPLPRVRWVHHGRVLANLSVGRFSGPEQIYLIREEVGSIAEERVTSLMVTHVTEDDLTYYTCVAENIAGLVERNISLVPASVTYPGAVTPPATIDLYLIIGVTVGGALLLLLVCICVCLCVRRRRRRTPKPKVNGAAGATHTRHENVMIVNPVEKPPRRYEKVPQTDLEMTGLGGGGSGGGHRSYDEVDYPPEAAPPNLRTPLATLEEEDDDPPSHNTTMEAVPGPPAPSDYWSHYPDLVDMTRPRATSPPAMPHLSYRSPVGPGEWRYSYAQPSHYPMSTDYYTSGYISPPGGLLTRPGYVTLPRRHRSPSWAGPPSAEVTVPPPAPASECGDVRLPYDPIYDTLGPRTTADGTSRTDLTRAALRAAEAFSRAPQSPPTSPPTPSLPPYYAPLPSHPASAPHAHPKSRLHSSTLPRSTPNLLEGSGLSGLSLPAQDSPATSSHQASPLYSKKQSSIHQSPNTSTSSPFRTSSPFQVNGKNAPSTANTSTDSILDSSTSSNNNNNNSINKNNNNNKGGGGKKVPPKPPPKPAGKRLSTSSIPGDVKKGENGKVFQDEGPDGTEV